A segment of the Candidatus Zixiibacteriota bacterium genome:
CGATGAGAAGGTACGGATCGAATTTTTGAAGCAAACGACCGGCAGCGAATGCGATGACAAGCAGTTGGCGCCGGATTTTCCGGATTCCGCAGAACGCGTAAAGCTGTAGCGATATGAAGTTTTTCGTGCATAAGCTGGGGTGTCCTAAGAATGACGTCGACGCCGACTACATCTCGGCGAGGCTCATTGACGAAGGGCATGAACCGGCCGGTTCGCCGGAAGAGGCGGAGTCAATCATCGTCAACACGTGCGGTTTCATCCTGCCCGCCAAGCAGGAGTCCGTCAACGAGCTTCTCCGGCTCGGCCGCCTAAAGAAAAGCGGACAACTGAGAACGCTGTATGCTGCCGGCTGCCTGGCTCAACGGAACGGCGACGAACTTCTGAAGGGGATGCCCGAACTGGACGGCTCGTTCGGTCTCGGAGCACTGGATTCGATTGCCCAGGCAGTGTCGAGTTCCCGGCGCACCGACACAACGGTCAAGATGGAGTCGCGCAAACTCGGATACCTGAGCTGGAAGAACCGATTCATCGCCGACTCACTTCCATATTCGTATCTCAAAATTTCGGACGGCTGTGACCGTGGCTGTACTTACTGTGCCATACCGCTTATGCGTGGGAAATTCCGAAGTCGCCCGATGGAAGGGGTTGTTCGTGAAGCGGAGTATCTGGCGCGAAACGGCAAAAAGGAACTCATTCTGGTATCCCAGGAAGCCACCATGTATGGCTACGGCTTGCCTGGACGGCCAACAATCGTCGACCTCTTGAAAGAGCTGGAGCAAATAGACGGGGTGGAGTGGATTCGGCTCATGTACCTTCACCCGGCAATGCTCGATGATAAAGTCATCAATTACCTGCTTTCTGGAACGAAGACGTTGCCATATTTCGATCTGCCCCTGCAGCATGTCAACAGCGCGCTCCTCAGGAACATGCACAGGCAGATCGACAGGCCAGGCATCCAGCGATTACTCTCGAACATTCGTGACAAAGGTGCGCCTGCAACCATCCGGACCACCTTCATAGTCGGGTTCCCCGGCGAGACAGAGGTGCAATTCGAGGAGCTTCGCGACTTTATTGCCGATCAGCAGTTCGATCGTTTGGGTGTGTTTACATACTCCCGGGAAGATGACACACCGGCGGCTCAACTCGCTGGGCAGGTCCCTGAAGAAACGAAAGTACGAAGAATGGACGAATTGATGACGGTCCAGAGGGACATTGCGTTCGCCAATAATCAGGCACTTATCGGAAGCGAGTTAGCCGTTGTGATCGACTCCGTTACAGCAGAAGGCGCCGGCACGGGGCGTACGAAGGCGGATTGCCCCGACATCGACCAGGAAGTTACGGTGCGGGGTCACGATCTCAAGACAGGCGATATCGTGAAGGTAAAGATCGACAGGGTCGAGGGATATGATCTTGTGGGAACTGTTATTGCGGGGTGAGCCATGATACACTTTGAGAAACTGGGCATCTATCTGTCCAAGCCGGTAGCATTCATTCTGTTGCTCATTTATCTGGTCCAGTCGTCCCTGGCGCTATATCTGGTGAAGAACAAGTTCGATCTGGAGAAACAGGTATCCTTTCAACAGAAGAAGATTACCGAGCTGGAAGAAAAATTGCAGTTGTACAAAGCGATCGAGGATTTTCAGATCGGGTTTACACCCGATGAAGTGGGGAACCTTACCAATGTCATTTATAGCGAGAGCAAGAAGTACAGCTACGACCCGCTGTTCATCGTGTCGATAATCATCGCCGAATCCTCGTTCAAGAAACACCAGGTATCCGAAAAGGGCGCCTCCGGGTTGATGCAGCTCAAACCGTCGACCGGCGCCGATGCCGCTACGCGTGCAGGTGTGCCGTGGGTCGGAGCCCCCACGCTGTTCGAGTCGGAAGCGAACATCAAGCTGGGCACCTATTATCTGTTCGAGCAGATTCTGAAACACCGGGACCTGAAAAAGGCGCTTATCGCGTATAATATCGGCGAGACAAAACTGCGCGGCATCATGAGACAGAACCTGCCGCTTCCCCGTCAGTATGTTGAGAAGGTGATGCAGACGTACAAGATGCTAAAGGAGACCTACCGGGCGTGACGAAACTCAGCCATTCGATTCAGGTACTGCTTCTCGTGGGGGCAGCGATGATTATGTTCGCCGGGTGCGGCGGTAAGACAACGCTTGTCAGTCAACAACCGGACGAGTTATTCAAAATCGGCAAAGAGAAGTATGATCACAAGAAGTATCTCGGCGCAATTGAGGCATTTCAGTCGGTCATCTACAATTTCCCGGGCAATTCGATTGTCGATACGGCTCAGTACTATCTGGCACTCTCGTATTATGGGAACAAGGACTATGCGCTCGGCGGGGTGGAGTTCAATCGCCTGCTGGTCAATTACCCGGCCTCCGTGTACGCGCCGCACGCGCAATTCATGAAGGCCGTGTGCGCGTTCGAGTCGACGCCCAGGAGTTCAGGTCTTGACCAGACTGAACTCGAGGATGCCATAAGGCAATTCGAGGAGTTTCTGGTCGATCGCCCGGAATCAGTGCTGGCACCTGACGTGAAAAAATACCTGGTTCTTGCTCGCACTCGCATGGCCCAGAAATACTATAACAGCGGAGTCGTGTATTCCAATACCGGCGCGGCCGACGCCGCCAAGCGATATTATCAGAAAGTGGCGGATGATTACACCGACACCGAATACGCACCCTTGGCGATTTTCAATATCGCGCGTGAAGAGTACAAGCAGCGACATTTCGACGAAGCCCGGCAGAAGTTCGAGGGGTTCCAGAAGGCATTTCCAGACCATGCGTTGACGCCAAAAGCGGCCGACTTGGCGGTCACCAGCGCCTTCAAGAGCGGCGAAGAGTCCTTTCGAAAGGGGGACATGGCGGCGGCGCGCGAGAAGTTTGAACGATTCGTGAAGGACTATTCCCAGGATAAGCGCGTCAAGAAAGCCGACGAATACCTGCAGAAGATTGGCGAACGGGTGCTCAGTGACTCAACCGGCGTCAAAACTGACTCCTGAAACCGGCGGCAGCTGGGGTTTGTTCGGAGGGGCGTTCGACCCGGTCCATTTGGGGCATCTGGCGCTCGCCCGCGACATGACGAAATCGCAGCACCTTTCAGGTATTCTGTTTATCCCGTCGTTTGACCCTCCACATCGCAAGGAGCCCTGCTTTGCCCCGTTCGATCAGCGACTCGATATGCTGCAAGTTGCTCTGGCTGAGCACCCGGCGTATGACGTCAGCACTGTCGAAGCGGAAATGGCTGAACCGAGCTACACGCTCAACGTGGTGCGCACACTCAAAAAGCGATACCCGGCGACCCGGTTTCATCTTATTCTGGGTGCTGACAACCTGGCCAAGTTCAGCAGTTGGTATCGACCCGATGAGATACTCAAGGAGATAGATCTGCTGGTGGGGGCACGTCCGGGGTTCGACAAACCATTACCGCTCCCGGCGCCGATTGAACGCGTAACATATGTGTCCGCAAGTCTTGTCGATGTCTCCTCGAGCCAGATTCGCAAGTTCGTTGCGGCAGGCGCCTCGCTTGGTCAACTCACGGCACTGGTTCCGGGAGTAGTAGCGGAGATGATCATTACACGCGGTTTATATCGATGACAACAGGTAAAAAGAGACGCATATATCTTATCGATGGTTCCGCGGTGTTCTATCGTGCCTATTTTGCACTGATTCGCAACCCGCTCATCAACTCCAAAGGAGAGGACACCTCGGCGACCTTTGGATTCGTGAATTCGCTGCTGAAGATCCTCCGCGACGAGAACCCTGACGCCGTGGCAGTCGTATTCGATTCAAAGCACCCCACTTTCCGTCATGAACGTTATCCTGAATACAAGTCGACTCGGGCCAAAATGCCCGAGGAGTTGGTAGCGCAATTGCCGCGGATCCATGCGGCGGTGGAGGCGCTCAACCTGCCCAAGTTTGAACTGAAAGGGTTCGAGGCCGACGATATCATCGGTACCCTGGCACGAGCGGCCGAAAGGGCCGGCTATGAGGTCTGGTGCGTGACCGGTGACAAGGATTATTTCCAATTGGTGTCGGACCAGATCAAGATATACAATCCAAAGAAGGTCTCAGAAGCTCCGGAGCGGATGGGGAGAGACGAGGTGAAGGCCAAGTTCGGTGTTTATCCCGAATTGGTGATCGACAAACTCGCCTTGATGGGGGACAGCTCCGATAACGTCCCAGGCGTGCCGGGTGTGGGTCCCAAGTCGGCGGACATTCTGCTGGAACAGTTTGGCAGCCTGGAGGCGATCCTGTCACGGCATGCTGAAATCAAGGCCAAAGGTCTTCGCGAGAAGATCGCGGCTAATATCGAATCCGCCATGCTTTCAAAAGAACTTGTCACAATTGATACCAACGTGCCCATACCGTTCGATCTGGCTGCGCTGGATCGCAAACCGATCAATTATGAGGCCACGAAGAAGCTGTTTCTTGAACTGGAGTTTTCGAATCTGCTCAAACAGATCGGCGTGGAAAGCGCCTCAATTGCGAGCGAGCAAGGCGTGTCCACTGCGGAAGCGGATTACAGGACGGTGACTTCACTCGACGAATTGCGTCAATTGATCGAGGCGCTTTCGGCCGCTCGTGAAATTGCTGTAGACACGGAAACAACTTCTGTTGACGCGCTCCAGGCTAAGCTTGTGGGCGTCTCTTTGTCAAGCAAAGCCGGGAGCGGATACTATATCCCGCTGGGCCATACTCAAGATTCCAGCCAGAATCTGCCGGTCGCGGAGGCAATCTCCCTGTTGAAAAAGCTGCTTGAGAACCCTGATGTCCAAAAAGTGGGACAGAATGTTAAATACGACTATGAAGTGCTCCACAGACACGGAATTGATATTACTCCCGTCTCTTTCGACACCATGCTGGCATCGTACGTTCTGAATCCGTCTGGACGGCAACACTCTCTTGACTTCCTGGCACTTAAGCATCTGGACCACCAGATGCAGCCGATCACCGACTTGATCGGGAGCGGCAAGGGGCAAAAAACCTTCGATTCGGTCGGCGTAAAGGCGGCCACGTACTACTCAAGCGAAGATGCCGATTACACATTTCGCCTTCGCGGAATCCTCGCGCCGCAGATCGATCAGTTTGAGTTGAATAACCTGTATTACAATGTCGAACTGCCGCTCATCAAGGTGCTGGCGACCATGGAAGAAGCAGGTGTCAGGGTGGACGAGTCGTTTCTGGCCACGCTGTCTGGTGAGATGGAAAACCGGCTGCACGAACTGACCAGAGAGATATTCAAAATCGCCGGTGGTGAGTTCAATATCAATTCCACCCAACAGCTTTCACACATTCTGTTTGATAAACTCGGACTCAAACCAAGAGGGAAGACTGCCAAGAAGACAGGTTACTCGACCGATGTCTCCGTGCTTGAAGAACTGGCCAAGCTGCATCCGTTTCCGGCTCTTATC
Coding sequences within it:
- the rimO gene encoding 30S ribosomal protein S12 methylthiotransferase RimO; this encodes MKFFVHKLGCPKNDVDADYISARLIDEGHEPAGSPEEAESIIVNTCGFILPAKQESVNELLRLGRLKKSGQLRTLYAAGCLAQRNGDELLKGMPELDGSFGLGALDSIAQAVSSSRRTDTTVKMESRKLGYLSWKNRFIADSLPYSYLKISDGCDRGCTYCAIPLMRGKFRSRPMEGVVREAEYLARNGKKELILVSQEATMYGYGLPGRPTIVDLLKELEQIDGVEWIRLMYLHPAMLDDKVINYLLSGTKTLPYFDLPLQHVNSALLRNMHRQIDRPGIQRLLSNIRDKGAPATIRTTFIVGFPGETEVQFEELRDFIADQQFDRLGVFTYSREDDTPAAQLAGQVPEETKVRRMDELMTVQRDIAFANNQALIGSELAVVIDSVTAEGAGTGRTKADCPDIDQEVTVRGHDLKTGDIVKVKIDRVEGYDLVGTVIAG
- the polA gene encoding DNA polymerase I; translation: MTTGKKRRIYLIDGSAVFYRAYFALIRNPLINSKGEDTSATFGFVNSLLKILRDENPDAVAVVFDSKHPTFRHERYPEYKSTRAKMPEELVAQLPRIHAAVEALNLPKFELKGFEADDIIGTLARAAERAGYEVWCVTGDKDYFQLVSDQIKIYNPKKVSEAPERMGRDEVKAKFGVYPELVIDKLALMGDSSDNVPGVPGVGPKSADILLEQFGSLEAILSRHAEIKAKGLREKIAANIESAMLSKELVTIDTNVPIPFDLAALDRKPINYEATKKLFLELEFSNLLKQIGVESASIASEQGVSTAEADYRTVTSLDELRQLIEALSAAREIAVDTETTSVDALQAKLVGVSLSSKAGSGYYIPLGHTQDSSQNLPVAEAISLLKKLLENPDVQKVGQNVKYDYEVLHRHGIDITPVSFDTMLASYVLNPSGRQHSLDFLALKHLDHQMQPITDLIGSGKGQKTFDSVGVKAATYYSSEDADYTFRLRGILAPQIDQFELNNLYYNVELPLIKVLATMEEAGVRVDESFLATLSGEMENRLHELTREIFKIAGGEFNINSTQQLSHILFDKLGLKPRGKTAKKTGYSTDVSVLEELAKLHPFPALILQYRQVGKLKNTYVDAIPRMINSETGRVHTSFNQTIAATGRLSSTDPNLQNIPVRTEEGREIRKAFIPRDTEHVLLSADYSQVELRILAHYADDRGLIEAFKRGEDIHSRTAAEVFGVDIEEVTSAQRRVAKTCNFAIIYGVTAYGLTQQTQMTVSEAQQFIDTYLARYPGIKTYMESTKESAREKGYVTTMFNRRRYLPEINDKNFAVRQFAERTAINTPIQGTAADIIKVAMLHIHEKLAKLHTKMVLQVHDELVFDVYKGELDEVRELVRDGMEKAVKLKVPLVADISVGDNWLEAK
- the bamD gene encoding outer membrane protein assembly factor BamD; its protein translation is MTKLSHSIQVLLLVGAAMIMFAGCGGKTTLVSQQPDELFKIGKEKYDHKKYLGAIEAFQSVIYNFPGNSIVDTAQYYLALSYYGNKDYALGGVEFNRLLVNYPASVYAPHAQFMKAVCAFESTPRSSGLDQTELEDAIRQFEEFLVDRPESVLAPDVKKYLVLARTRMAQKYYNSGVVYSNTGAADAAKRYYQKVADDYTDTEYAPLAIFNIAREEYKQRHFDEARQKFEGFQKAFPDHALTPKAADLAVTSAFKSGEESFRKGDMAAAREKFERFVKDYSQDKRVKKADEYLQKIGERVLSDSTGVKTDS
- a CDS encoding lytic transglycosylase domain-containing protein, which encodes MIHFEKLGIYLSKPVAFILLLIYLVQSSLALYLVKNKFDLEKQVSFQQKKITELEEKLQLYKAIEDFQIGFTPDEVGNLTNVIYSESKKYSYDPLFIVSIIIAESSFKKHQVSEKGASGLMQLKPSTGADAATRAGVPWVGAPTLFESEANIKLGTYYLFEQILKHRDLKKALIAYNIGETKLRGIMRQNLPLPRQYVEKVMQTYKMLKETYRA
- the nadD gene encoding nicotinate (nicotinamide) nucleotide adenylyltransferase; this encodes MTQPASKLTPETGGSWGLFGGAFDPVHLGHLALARDMTKSQHLSGILFIPSFDPPHRKEPCFAPFDQRLDMLQVALAEHPAYDVSTVEAEMAEPSYTLNVVRTLKKRYPATRFHLILGADNLAKFSSWYRPDEILKEIDLLVGARPGFDKPLPLPAPIERVTYVSASLVDVSSSQIRKFVAAGASLGQLTALVPGVVAEMIITRGLYR